From one Humulus lupulus chromosome 8, drHumLupu1.1, whole genome shotgun sequence genomic stretch:
- the LOC133796159 gene encoding uncharacterized protein LOC133796159: MPPRRVVRRRANRAQASKNPNPENANMDAATLLGINQAQAEEIACLRQELNRAPDVGRPPAQQIVEVRPQQLVQQDLIYKYFRKLHPPPFEGGVDPMEAEEWMSSMESIFELMQLEDQAKVSCATYMLMKDARIWWENTKLIQDVRAMTWAEFVQVFNEQFYNETIRASKVDEFVNLIQGNTTIALYAQQFNRLAKFAGNLVANEEAKVDKFMRGLKPMIARDVEMASTERITFVQALKRALKAERMEDRIWKESAARREARKPNHLSNDHKRKTPEGSRSNNQPEKRAKSGFQNRPAQLGPRKESSHCNKCNKKHPGECRAHTRSCYNCGQEGHYKKDCPKGRSVKEAEAKQEDKFLPAWVFALTQKEAEASTSVVTGQIPIANLLCNVLVDSGATHSFISTCMIEKIGRPREVFSIGFSTMLPSGEMMTSRRWVRAVPMTIDGRELYADLIELAMKEYDVILGMDWLSKYSATIDCRKKIVVFQPKGEEKFVFKGESTGPKTPIISALKAKKMMGKGCQAFLGSIVDTTKNTPQ; this comes from the coding sequence ATGCCTCCACGAAGAGTTGTACGACGAAGAGCGAATAGGGCTCAGGCATCAAAAAACCCGAACCCAGAAAATGCCAACATGGATGCAGCTACGCTGTTGGGAATTAATCAAGCACAAGCTGAAGAGATTGCTTGTCTTCGACAAGAACTTAATCGGGCACCGGATGTTGGGAGGCCCCCAGCCCAGCAAATTGTGGAAGTGAGGCCACAACAACTCGTTCAACAAGATCTGATATACAAATATTTTCGGAAGCTGCACCCTCCACCTTTCGAGGGAGGCGTGGATCCGATGGAAGCTGAAGAATGGATGAGCTCTATGGAATCTATTTTCGAACTAATGCAGTTGGAAGATCAAGCTAAAGTATCCTGTGCTACATATATGCTGATgaaggatgcccgcatctggtgggaaaaCACGAAGCTTATCCAGGATGTCAGAGCCATGACATGGGCGGAGTTCGTACAAGTTTTCAATGAACAGTTTTATAATGAGACTATCAGAGCTTCTAAGGTGGATGAATTTGTGAACCTGATCCAGGGAAATACTACTATAGCCCTGTATGCACAACAGTTCAACAGGCTGGCTAAGTTTGCTGGAAATTTAGTGGCCAACGAGGAAGCTAAGGTCGACAAGTTCATGAGAGGGCTCAAGCCAATGATTGCCCGAGATGTAGAAATGGCTAGTACGGAGAGGATCACCTTTGTACAGGCATTGAAACGAGCACTGAAAGCAGAAAGAATGGAGGACAGGATTTGGAAAGAAAGTGCAGCGAGAAGGGAAGCTCGCAAACCTAATCATCTGAGTAATGACCACAAAAGGAAGACCCCTGAAGGTTCAAGAAGTAACAATCAACCTGAGAAAAGGGCCAAATCTGGATTTCAGAATCGACCAGCTCAGTTGGGACCAAGGAAAGAGAGTTCGCATTGTAATAAGTGCAACAAAAAACATCCTGGGGAGTGCAGAGCTCACACCAGGAGTTGCTACAACTGTGGACAAGAGGGCCACTATAAGAAGGATTGTCCCAAAGGCAGGTCAGTCAAGGAAGCTGAGGCTAAACAAGAGGACAAGTTTTTACCGGCATGGGTCTTCGCGCTGACGCAGAAGGAAGCTGAAGCCAGTACCtcggtggtcacaggtcagattcctatagCCAATCTCTTATGCAATGTGTTAGTTGATTCGGGTGCTACCCATTCTTTTATATCAACGTGCATGATAGAGAAAATAGGAAGACCTAGAGAGGTGTTTTCGATAGGCTTTAGTACGATGTTGCCGTCTGGAGAGATGATGACATCTAGAAGATGGGTACGCGCGGTGCCGATGACTATAGACGGGCGAGAACTCTACGCTGACTTGATTGAGCTGGCTATGAAAGAGTATGACGTGATACTTGGAATGGATTGGCTCTCCAAGTATAGTGCAACTATCGATTGTAGGAAAAAGATCGTAGTGTTCCAACCCAAAGGGGAAGAGAAGTTCGTGTTCAAGGGAGAAAGTACGGGGCCCAAAACGCCAATCATCTCAGCGCTCAAAGCAAAGAAGATGATGGGAAAAGGGTGCCAAGCATTCCTGGGTAGTATAGTGGACACAACTAAGAACACACCACAATGA